One Ricinus communis isolate WT05 ecotype wild-type chromosome 2, ASM1957865v1, whole genome shotgun sequence DNA segment encodes these proteins:
- the LOC8262740 gene encoding tetratricopeptide repeat domain-containing protein PYG7, chloroplastic isoform X3, protein MKRLLIWVSTFSYGQISSLTSPLEAYAHETIRINALYEVGELFELGIQLSYLLLLLALLGVGTFFVIRQVLVRRELDLSAKELQEQVRSGDASATELFELGAVMLRRKFYPAANKFLLQAIEKWDGDDQDLAQVYNALGVSYVRDGKLDKGITQFETAVKLQPGYVTAWNNLGDAYEKKKEYKSALKAFEEVLLFDPNNKVARPRRDAMKDRVQMYKGIPVKSNKDR, encoded by the exons ATGAAAAGGCTACTAATTTGGGTATCAACATTCTCATATGGACAAATCTCGTCACTGACTTCTCCACTAGAGGCATATGCACATGAAACTATCAGAATAAATGCACTATATGAAGTTGGCGAGTTATTTGAATTGGGAATCCAGCTGTCTTATCTCCTATTGCTTTTAGCTTTACTTGGGGTTGGAACTTTCTTTGTAATTCGTCAAGTCCTTGTACGGAGAGAGCTAGACCTTTCTGCAAAAGAATTGCAG GAACAAGTAAGAAGTGGTGATGCTAGTGCAACTGAGCTTTTTGAACTTGGTGCAGTAATGCTAAGGAGGAAATTTTACCCTGCTGCTAATAAATTTTTGCTTCAGGCAATTGAAAAATGGGATGGTGATGATCAGGATCTCGCCCAG GTTTACAACGCCCTCGGCGTCAGCTATGTTCGCGATGGAAAACTTGACAAAGGGATCACTCAGTTCGAAACTGCAGTGAAGCTTCAGCCAGGCTATGTCACAGCTTGGAACAACCTTGGTGATGcatatgagaagaaaaaagaatataaatctGCTCTCAAGGCATTTGAAGAAGTGCTACTTTTTGATCCTAACAATAAGGTGGCAAGGCCTAGGAGAGATGCAATGAAGGACCGTGTCCAAATGTACAAAGGAATTCCTGTGAAATCTAACAAGGATAGATAG